The Thermococcus sp. 4557 genomic sequence CAATGAATATGAGGTCAGGGCGTATCTTACACTCATAAAGAACGGAGCGCTGACGGCAGGGGAGCTCGCGACGCTCTCGAAGGTGCCCCAGCCCAGGATATACGACGTGATAAGGACGCTCATGGCCAAGGGATTCGTCACGACGAGCCAGGGCAGGCCCAAACAGGTAATCCCCCTCAGCCCGGACAGCGTCATGGACGCTTTGAAGAGGCGCTACAATGAGCGGATTGACGAGATCAAGAGCGCTTTGGAGAAGCTCTACACTCCGAGAGGGGAGATTGGAAGCGTAACTGTCGTCAAGAGCAGGATAACGTTCGAGGAGCACGTGAAGAAGGCCATCGAGAAGGCCAGGTTTCATCTGAGCATTGCCGTTCCCAGAGAATTCCTTAGAAAAATCGGGGGACAACTCGCCGCCAAAAAGGAAGATGGCGTAAGGATAAACCTCTTCGTTTACGGCAATGGTGAGATTCCAGCGATCGCCAGCGAAATAAGGGCTAGGGAAGTTCCTGATCCGATACTCATCATCCAGGACAGAGAAGAAGGAGTTTACCTGCCCTATGAGGCGCTGACGTCGAGCAGTTCTCTACTCGGCTACGGACTCATCATAAGGGACAACAACCTCCTCTTCATGCTCAACCGCTACTTCTACCACGCCCTCTGGCCGACCGGGAGAGTAGTTTATCGCGAGGAGCGCAGGCTCAAGCTTCCGAGGGAGTACATCCACATAAGGGAGCTGGTGGAGGACATAAAGACCTTCAATCTGGAGGGGGCAAAGGTTGAGGTTATAGGGAAGTTCGTTCGCTCCAGGAAACCGGTACACCTCGTGGGCAGGGTGGTGGAGTTTTTTGAGGATGACAACAAGGTCATTTCTAACATTACCGTCAAGACCGAGGACGGAGCCAGGTACGTCGTCGGCGGCTGGAACGCGTCACTTGAGGACATCGAGGCCGAGCGGATAGTCCTTTTCGAGTGAGTTCTCTCAGGGGTGAGAAAATGGACGCCAGAACTACCGCACTGGAGATTATGCGATATGCGATTAAAAGCGCCGACCCTTACCTCGCGGTGAAAAGGAACCTTAGGATTGAGGGGAACAAACTGGTCATTTCTGGTGAGAGGTTCCCGGTTGGTGGGAAAATCTATCTCCTGGCCTTCGGCAAGGCAGCGTGCTCCATGGCGAGAGCAGTCGTTGATACCCTCGGGGAGCGTATTGAGGAAGGAGTTATCATCACGAAGTACGGCTACGCAGAGGACTGCCCGAGAACGGAAAGGCTGAAGGTCATCGAGGCCGGACACCCCGTTCCAGACGAGAACTCCCTCTTGGGCGGAAAGCTCGGACTCGAACTGGCCGAGAAGGTTGGGGAGAATGACATCCTCCTCGTCCTTATCTCCGGTGGTGGGAGTGCGCTCTTCCTTCTCCCTGAGGAGGGAATAACACTGGAGGACAAGATCGGGACGAACGAGCTCCTCCTGAAGAGCGGGGCAAAGATATACGAGATAAACACTGTGAGAAAGCACATCTCGGCAGTCAAGGGCGGCAAGCTGGCGAAGCGCGTGAGGGGTAGGGTGATAAGCCTGATCCTCTCGGACGTCGTCGGCGACCCGCTTGAGGCGATAGCATCGGGCCCGACCGTGAAGGACCCGACCACCTTCCAAGACGCCTACCGGATTTTAAAGCTCTACGGGGTCTGGGAGAAGCTTCCGAAGAGCGTTAAGAGACACATCGAGCTGGGACTGGGGGGGAAGGCGGAGGAAACCCTCAAGGAAGACCTCCCGAACGTCCACAACTTCATAGTTGGAAGCAACACCCTCTCCTGCGAATCTGCCCTGGCGAAGGCGAAGGAGCTCGGCTACAACGCCCTGCTTCTCACAACGACCCTAGAAGGCGAGGCCAGGGAGATAGCCCTGGCGATAGGCTCGATAGTCCAGGAGATAGCAAAATACGACCGCCCGGTTCCAAAGCCGGCCGTCCTAATAGCCGGCGGCGAGTGGACTGTGACCATTGAGGGAAAGGCCGGCCTCGGCGGGCCGAATCAGGAGTTTGCCCTGAGTATCGCCAGAAAGATATATGGATTAAACGCCGTGGTTCTGGCGGTTGATACAGATGGAACGGACGGGCCAACCGATGCTGCCGGCGGGATAGTCGACGGGAAAACGCTTGGACTTCTCAGGGAAGCCGGGGTGGACGTCGAGGAAGTCCTCAGAAGGCACGACGCCTATAACGCGCTGGAAAAGGCCGGCGCACTCCTCAGGACTGGACCAACTGGAACCAACGTGAACTCGCTGGTGGTGGCGGTCATCCCGAAGGGACGCCAGTAGATTCACAGCTCTATGAACTCCCAGCCTTCCCTGTGGGTCTCTATCCCCTCCGCCTTCACGCGTAGGGCCCTTATCTCCTTCTTCAGTCCCCACAGGAACCCTTCAAAGGCCTCATCATCGGTCAGAACCTCGTAGCTTTCCGGGTACTCATCGCGGAGGAGTTCCTGGAATTCCCTTCCCGATGCACGGAGGTTGAGCACTTCGAAGAAGTAGCAGTCCGCGAAGCCCCTCGTGTCCTCCACTATGGCGGAAACGTCCGTTATCTCTGGAATTATCGGGCTGACGAAGACGTACGTTTTCAAGCCCGCCTCGTGGAGTTCCTTAAGGGCGTTAACCCTCGCCTCGTGAACTGGTGTCAGCGGTTCAAACAGCCTCTTTTCTCTCCCCCTAAAGCCGTTTATCGTGAGGCCGACCTCTATCGTCCGGAACTCCTTGAAAATGTCGATGTCCCTGGTTACCAGGGGGGACTTGGTGAGCACCGAAAGTTCGTTCCGCTTGTCCATGTACCTCAACACCCTTCTCGTAAGCTTTAGCTCGGCCTCTATCGGCTGATACGGGTCGCTCACCGTTGACATGACGACGCTCCCAGAAACGTGCTTTCTCGCCAGGTCGGGTGCGTTGGTCTTGACCTCGACCCAGCTCCCCCATCTCCCGTAGTCCTTCCACCTCGTCAGAAACTTGGCGTAGCAGTACTCGCATGCGAAGGCACAGCCGACGTACTGGTTGACCGCCCACTCCACGCCCGGAATCTTCGATTTGGTGTAGATGCTCTTGGCGCGCCTCTCTATAACCCGAACCTTCATAAGGACTTTTTGTCCATTCTCCTTAAAAGGTGAGCGGCATGAGGTTGAGGGTTCGCCGTCGGCCGGTTAAGTATGCAAGGCTCGAGGTAAGGCCGGACGGAACGGTTGTTATCACCGCCCCTGATGGCTTCGATGTCGATAACCTGATCGAGAGGCACCGCGGCTGGCTCGAGGGCAAGCTGGCCGAGATAGGTGAGCTCAGGGAGATTGCGGAGTCAGGTTTTCCCATCAACGGTGAGTTCTATCAGGTCATCCACGGGAGAAAGCCCAAGGTTCACGAGCGGTTCAAGACCGTCGTCCTCTCCCCCAACCCCAACGATGTGGTCGACTGCCTGAAGAAGATCCTCCGAAGGGAGCTCCTGCCCCTCGTTGATTCCTACGCCCGCAGGATGGGGGTGGAACCGGGAAAGGTCTACATCAGACATCAGAAGAGCCGATGGGGGAGCTGTTCCCCCAAGGGGAACCTGAACTTCAACGTTCGCCTCATAGCCCTCCCCCGGGAGCTTAGGGAGTACGTTGTAATCCATGAGCTCGCCCATCTGAAGCACATGAACCATTCAAAGGCCTTCTGGGAGCTCGTGGGGGAGTTCTACCCGGACTACAAAAACGCCAGAAAGGAGCTTA encodes the following:
- a CDS encoding TrmB family transcriptional regulator, which encodes MEEKEIKARLKEFGLNEYEVRAYLTLIKNGALTAGELATLSKVPQPRIYDVIRTLMAKGFVTTSQGRPKQVIPLSPDSVMDALKRRYNERIDEIKSALEKLYTPRGEIGSVTVVKSRITFEEHVKKAIEKARFHLSIAVPREFLRKIGGQLAAKKEDGVRINLFVYGNGEIPAIASEIRAREVPDPILIIQDREEGVYLPYEALTSSSSLLGYGLIIRDNNLLFMLNRYFYHALWPTGRVVYREERRLKLPREYIHIRELVEDIKTFNLEGAKVEVIGKFVRSRKPVHLVGRVVEFFEDDNKVISNITVKTEDGARYVVGGWNASLEDIEAERIVLFE
- a CDS encoding radical SAM protein: MKVRVIERRAKSIYTKSKIPGVEWAVNQYVGCAFACEYCYAKFLTRWKDYGRWGSWVEVKTNAPDLARKHVSGSVVMSTVSDPYQPIEAELKLTRRVLRYMDKRNELSVLTKSPLVTRDIDIFKEFRTIEVGLTINGFRGREKRLFEPLTPVHEARVNALKELHEAGLKTYVFVSPIIPEITDVSAIVEDTRGFADCYFFEVLNLRASGREFQELLRDEYPESYEVLTDDEAFEGFLWGLKKEIRALRVKAEGIETHREGWEFIEL
- a CDS encoding M48 family metallopeptidase; this encodes MRLRVRRRPVKYARLEVRPDGTVVITAPDGFDVDNLIERHRGWLEGKLAEIGELREIAESGFPINGEFYQVIHGRKPKVHERFKTVVLSPNPNDVVDCLKKILRRELLPLVDSYARRMGVEPGKVYIRHQKSRWGSCSPKGNLNFNVRLIALPRELREYVVIHELAHLKHMNHSKAFWELVGEFYPDYKNARKELKKWWSIIELNPYWRFLSGEDYQG
- a CDS encoding glycerate kinase, encoding MDARTTALEIMRYAIKSADPYLAVKRNLRIEGNKLVISGERFPVGGKIYLLAFGKAACSMARAVVDTLGERIEEGVIITKYGYAEDCPRTERLKVIEAGHPVPDENSLLGGKLGLELAEKVGENDILLVLISGGGSALFLLPEEGITLEDKIGTNELLLKSGAKIYEINTVRKHISAVKGGKLAKRVRGRVISLILSDVVGDPLEAIASGPTVKDPTTFQDAYRILKLYGVWEKLPKSVKRHIELGLGGKAEETLKEDLPNVHNFIVGSNTLSCESALAKAKELGYNALLLTTTLEGEAREIALAIGSIVQEIAKYDRPVPKPAVLIAGGEWTVTIEGKAGLGGPNQEFALSIARKIYGLNAVVLAVDTDGTDGPTDAAGGIVDGKTLGLLREAGVDVEEVLRRHDAYNALEKAGALLRTGPTGTNVNSLVVAVIPKGRQ